The sequence TCAACCAGCGTTCGGTGGGTGCCGTCGGGGTGGTGTAATCGTGGCGGCCCATGAACATCACCACCGGGATCGGGAAACGGGTGATCGGGTTGAAGTTCACCTTCAGCATCTGCGGCAGCAGCGGTCCCAGTGACAGCACGCTGCCTTTGTCGAGGTTGCAGCGGTCTGCATCGGTGTACTCCGGTGACAGCTTCGCGGCGCCGAAGTAGTACTTCGAATCATCGCGGTAGGCGGTCAGCCCGCCGTAGTACTGTGGCCAGGTGCGCGCGGTGATGATGCGTTCGCGCGTGATCGGGGTGTTGCCCGGGTACGGTGCAATGGCTTCCAGTTCGGCGACGGCCTTGGCGTTGCCGTGCGCTTTGGCCTGCGCCAGCCCGTAGTCGAAACTGATCTTCTCGTTCTCCACCTGGTTGATGATCTGCCCGATGCCCACGTAGGCATGGAACAGGTCCGGCCGCTTCAGCGCCGCCTGCATTGCCACGATGGTGCCCCAGCTGTGCGCCATCAGGATCACCTTGGGCTGGCCCAGGTGGGTGCGCAGGTGTTCGGCCACTTCGATGGCGTCGTCTATGTAACGCTCGATGGTCAGGGTCGGTGCGACCTGCTCCGGCGGCGCTTCGGCATACGTTTTCCCGGCGCCGCGCTGGTCCCAGTCGACAACGGTGAAGTATTCCTCCAGCGGACGCTGGAACTGCCACAGGCTGGGAGTGACCGGGCTGGCGGGGCCGCCGTGCACGAACAGCAGCACCGGGTTGGCCCGGTCGTCGCCGCGGATGGTCAGCCACTGGCGCAGCCCGCCGATGGGGGTGGCGTAGTGCTCCTGGATGCCGTTGGGCGTGGTGATCCGCTGCAGGTCGCGCACCACCGCGCGTGCGGGTTCGAGGGCGGCGGTGTCAGGGCAGGTATCAGCCGCGACGGCGTTGCAGGCCAGCGCCATCAGGCCCAGCGCGGACAGGACGAAGCGTCGGCAGTTCGGGGCACTGGTCATCAGTCGTTCCTCGCGCGTCGGTAGGCTTCATTGCAACCGGTTGCGGACCGCATCCCCAGTGCCGGTGGTCGCCATGACCACGGTCATGCACGCGGCAGGGTGAACACGAACAACGCGCCCTCGCGGCTCTCCATCAACCGGATCTCGCGCCCATGCAGCTGCAGGATGCGGTGCACGATCAGCAGGCCCAGTCCGCCGCTGTCCGGGCGGTCGCTGCCCAGTGCCGGCGGGGTGTGGAACAGGTCGTCGCGACGCGCCGCCGGAATGCCCGGGCCGGTGTCGGCCACGCTGACCTGGACCTCGCCCTGCACCGCCTGCAGCGTGACCGTGATCCGCCCTCCTTCCGGGGTATGCCGGATCGCGTTGTCGAGCAGGTTGGTGAGCACCCGTTCGATCAGGCCCAGGTCGGCGTCCACCGCCGGCAGCCCGGGTGGGATCTCCGCCACCAGCGCCTGCCGCCGGGCCTGCGCGGCCAGCTCGAATTTCTGGAACACGTCCTGCACCA is a genomic window of Stenotrophomonas bentonitica containing:
- a CDS encoding alpha/beta fold hydrolase, whose product is MTSAPNCRRFVLSALGLMALACNAVAADTCPDTAALEPARAVVRDLQRITTPNGIQEHYATPIGGLRQWLTIRGDDRANPVLLFVHGGPASPVTPSLWQFQRPLEEYFTVVDWDQRGAGKTYAEAPPEQVAPTLTIERYIDDAIEVAEHLRTHLGQPKVILMAHSWGTIVAMQAALKRPDLFHAYVGIGQIINQVENEKISFDYGLAQAKAHGNAKAVAELEAIAPYPGNTPITRERIITARTWPQYYGGLTAYRDDSKYYFGAAKLSPEYTDADRCNLDKGSVLSLGPLLPQMLKVNFNPITRFPIPVVMFMGRHDYTTPTAPTERWLKNVQAPFKQGVWFEHSAHMMPWEEPGKTLMTLVQVVRPLATPR